One Paraglaciecola mesophila genomic region harbors:
- the ruvA gene encoding Holliday junction branch migration protein RuvA — MIGRIRGTVVEKQPPEVLIDVAGVGYEIQIPMTSFYQLPEVGAEASVYTHFVVREDAQLLFGFADKNERAVFRELIKASGVGPKLALTILSGMSGQNFMQCVAHEDISALVKLPGVGKKTAERLVIEMRDRFKKLSLEQSAGDDFALQGSNNIENTFVTSTDAKEEALSALVALGYKAQQASKVINSVYVKDITSETLIREALRAML, encoded by the coding sequence ATGATAGGCAGAATACGCGGCACAGTAGTGGAAAAGCAGCCTCCAGAGGTACTAATCGATGTAGCTGGGGTTGGCTATGAAATTCAAATTCCCATGACCAGCTTTTATCAACTACCGGAGGTGGGTGCCGAGGCCAGTGTTTATACTCACTTTGTGGTCCGTGAGGATGCACAGTTACTCTTTGGCTTTGCTGATAAAAATGAGCGTGCAGTGTTTCGTGAGTTGATCAAAGCCAGTGGAGTGGGGCCAAAATTGGCATTAACCATTTTATCGGGTATGTCAGGTCAGAATTTCATGCAATGTGTTGCCCATGAAGACATCAGTGCCTTAGTAAAACTCCCTGGAGTCGGTAAAAAAACGGCAGAGCGATTAGTGATTGAAATGCGAGATCGCTTCAAAAAGCTAAGTTTAGAGCAAAGTGCAGGTGATGATTTTGCTCTGCAAGGCTCAAACAACATAGAAAATACCTTTGTTACCTCGACTGATGCCAAAGAGGAAGCACTCAGTGCATTAGTTGCTTTAGGTTATAAAGCTCAGCAAGCCAGCAAAGTCATAAACTCTGTGTATGTTAAAGACATTACCAGCGAAACCTTGATCCGCGAAGCGTTACGAGCAATGCTCTAA
- a CDS encoding ATP-binding cassette domain-containing protein, with the protein MIEIIGLAKKFSVENPKKLSEQERQDPRLKGRFFHSVIDVSLTCQPGEVLGLLGPNGAGKTTTLRMLSTALKPDSGSVTINGTDVLSNPVVARKKIGFLSGSTGLYGRLSGRENIEYFAKLHGMSEGQIKQRIDTLAELLDMHTFLDRRSENFSTGMKQKVAIARAVVHTPEVVILDEPTTGLDIMATQTVLNFIRGLKEQGTPVLFSTHHLDEVSELCDRVAVIDQGISQFDGPLQQFTELADGSLHQAFLTSIKQGN; encoded by the coding sequence ATGATAGAGATAATAGGTTTGGCAAAAAAGTTTTCGGTCGAAAACCCGAAGAAATTAAGCGAGCAGGAGCGTCAAGATCCTAGATTAAAAGGGCGCTTTTTTCATTCGGTTATTGACGTATCGTTGACGTGTCAACCAGGTGAGGTGCTGGGTTTACTTGGGCCAAACGGCGCGGGTAAAACCACAACGTTGCGCATGTTGTCTACAGCGCTTAAGCCGGATAGCGGTAGTGTGACGATTAATGGTACGGATGTGTTAAGTAACCCCGTAGTAGCACGCAAAAAGATCGGCTTTTTGTCAGGCTCTACAGGCTTGTACGGTCGCTTGAGCGGCCGTGAAAACATTGAATACTTCGCCAAATTACACGGTATGTCCGAAGGTCAGATAAAGCAAAGGATCGATACATTAGCCGAACTACTTGATATGCACACATTTTTGGACAGGCGCAGCGAGAACTTCTCTACCGGTATGAAACAAAAAGTCGCCATTGCACGAGCGGTTGTGCATACCCCTGAAGTGGTTATTTTAGATGAACCAACCACAGGCCTAGACATCATGGCAACGCAAACCGTTCTGAACTTTATTCGAGGGCTAAAAGAGCAAGGTACCCCTGTTTTATTCTCAACGCATCATTTAGATGAAGTCAGTGAGTTGTGTGATCGGGTGGCGGTTATTGACCAAGGAATAAGTCAGTTTGACGGGCCGTTGCAGCAGTTTACTGAGCTTGCAGATGGCTCGCTTCATCAAGCTTTTTTAACCAGCATAAAGCAGGGAAATTAA
- the nudB gene encoding dihydroneopterin triphosphate diphosphatase → MKHAYRRPESALVVIYDRQGRVLVMQRQDDPEFWQSVTGTLEVGELAFNTALREVREETGIDIQKAGYLLTDHRHTNQFAIRDIWQHRYPPGTPFNTEHVFSVQVAGDDQIILTEHLHYLWLDKISAMEKVWSDTNRLAIKDCVPDRFMPT, encoded by the coding sequence ATGAAACATGCCTACCGGCGTCCTGAGTCGGCTTTGGTGGTTATTTATGACCGCCAAGGCCGCGTATTAGTTATGCAGCGTCAAGACGACCCTGAGTTTTGGCAATCCGTTACCGGCACATTGGAAGTCGGCGAGCTGGCATTTAATACCGCCTTACGAGAAGTTAGAGAAGAAACCGGTATCGATATTCAAAAAGCGGGTTATCTGCTAACCGATCATCGGCATACCAATCAATTTGCCATTCGTGATATTTGGCAGCACAGATATCCTCCCGGCACTCCCTTTAACACCGAACATGTATTTTCTGTCCAAGTGGCAGGCGATGATCAAATTATCTTAACTGAGCATTTGCATTATTTGTGGCTTGATAAAATCTCGGCCATGGAAAAGGTGTGGTCAGACACCAACCGTTTGGCAATCAAAGATTGCGTGCCAGACAGGTTCATGCCAACGTAA
- a CDS encoding ABC transporter permease, with product MWLVFLKEIKELLRDRKTLFFMIALPILIFPLIFGGMAYFTAQAFEKAESKVLKYAVVNARYAPELAGDLGQSDKFERVDIGNNTDYAGLIKSDTIDFAIVMPENYSADILKSGQLTITLHLNDAQLNMVHNRVNALVQKYADEYQALAFSALGVSPEQQSALLNPIELKQISTADQRENWGEKIGGMLPYLLFILCFQGAMFPATDIGAGEKERGTLETLLISPIDRTKIVLGKFLTIACAGATTALITVISMAVWGLVLSRGFAMQFVTDFMSQIGIVDFVLMFLMLIPLVAIFASVLLSISIYARSFKEAQSYMGPLVIFVIIPVMVALMPGVELKGGWSWVPLTNVALAMKELVKGTMDYFQLIAIFGSTALIALLLLGFCVYWFKQEKVLFR from the coding sequence ATGTGGCTTGTATTTTTAAAAGAAATTAAAGAACTACTTAGAGACAGAAAAACCCTGTTTTTTATGATCGCGTTACCTATCCTGATTTTCCCATTGATTTTTGGCGGGATGGCCTATTTTACCGCTCAAGCATTCGAGAAAGCCGAAAGTAAAGTGCTTAAATATGCTGTTGTTAACGCGCGGTATGCGCCAGAGTTGGCAGGTGACTTAGGGCAATCGGATAAATTTGAGCGCGTGGATATTGGTAATAATACTGATTACGCCGGACTCATTAAAAGTGACACCATAGATTTTGCTATCGTCATGCCAGAAAACTACAGTGCGGATATTCTTAAAAGTGGACAGCTTACGATAACACTTCATTTAAATGATGCGCAGCTAAACATGGTGCATAATCGTGTGAATGCCTTAGTGCAAAAGTATGCCGATGAATACCAAGCATTAGCATTTTCAGCACTTGGTGTGTCACCCGAGCAACAAAGTGCCTTGTTGAACCCAATCGAGTTAAAGCAAATTAGTACCGCAGATCAGCGCGAAAATTGGGGAGAGAAAATTGGCGGCATGCTACCTTATCTTCTGTTTATTTTGTGTTTTCAAGGGGCAATGTTTCCGGCGACCGATATCGGCGCTGGAGAAAAAGAGCGAGGCACATTAGAAACACTGCTTATTTCCCCTATCGATCGCACTAAAATAGTACTCGGTAAGTTTTTAACAATCGCCTGTGCAGGTGCCACAACAGCGCTCATTACCGTTATCAGTATGGCGGTGTGGGGCTTGGTACTAAGCCGTGGTTTTGCTATGCAGTTTGTCACCGACTTTATGAGTCAAATAGGGATCGTTGATTTCGTGTTGATGTTTTTGATGCTTATTCCTTTAGTGGCTATTTTTGCTTCTGTACTCCTAAGTATTTCAATTTATGCGCGCAGTTTTAAAGAAGCTCAGAGCTATATGGGCCCCTTGGTTATATTTGTGATCATACCTGTTATGGTCGCACTAATGCCTGGCGTTGAACTAAAAGGCGGCTGGTCTTGGGTACCGCTAACGAATGTGGCCCTTGCCATGAAAGAGCTTGTAAAAGGCACCATGGATTACTTTCAGCTGATTGCGATATTTGGCTCTACCGCATTAATCGCTTTACTACTGTTAGGTTTTTGCGTGTACTGGTTCAAACAGGAAAAAGTGCTGTTTCGATAA
- a CDS encoding YIP1 family protein: MVSPLNPFTACLGVLYQPKATFGALKGQHNWSWLPFVLVVFATILPVYYYFQVVDFQWYKEVIISSQFANVSPGEQQAVGVSLNATKGIIGTIITPFIMVLVLVSLIALYLNVMTKSDPENIFSFSDWFGFSWWVLLPSCVGALLSGIILFWLDHGQISFDAVSPSALSFLFAIPVTSTWFGLASSIKLETVWSMYLVAIGVSQWVNISWRKALLVAFTPCVFLWLVWALIIIFD, encoded by the coding sequence ATGGTCTCTCCACTCAATCCATTCACAGCTTGCTTGGGCGTGCTTTATCAGCCTAAGGCAACATTTGGCGCACTAAAAGGTCAGCATAACTGGTCTTGGCTACCTTTTGTATTAGTGGTGTTCGCAACTATTTTGCCAGTGTATTACTACTTTCAAGTGGTGGACTTCCAATGGTATAAAGAGGTCATTATTTCTAGTCAGTTTGCCAATGTTAGTCCAGGTGAACAGCAGGCGGTCGGTGTTTCTTTAAATGCCACCAAGGGCATCATTGGCACCATCATTACACCTTTTATTATGGTGTTGGTATTGGTCTCACTGATTGCTCTTTACTTAAACGTCATGACCAAATCAGATCCCGAGAACATCTTTAGCTTTAGTGATTGGTTTGGCTTTTCATGGTGGGTGTTATTGCCATCATGTGTAGGCGCTTTGCTCAGCGGGATTATTCTGTTTTGGTTAGATCACGGTCAAATCAGCTTCGATGCAGTTTCCCCGAGTGCGCTGTCATTTCTTTTTGCTATTCCTGTCACCTCAACTTGGTTTGGCCTAGCCAGTAGTATCAAGTTAGAGACGGTGTGGAGTATGTATTTAGTGGCGATAGGCGTCTCTCAGTGGGTAAATATAAGCTGGCGAAAGGCCTTGCTTGTTGCATTTACCCCCTGCGTTTTTCTTTGGCTTGTTTGGGCATTGATTATTATTTTTGACTGA
- a CDS encoding DUF72 domain-containing protein, protein MSRVNIGCPIWTHDTWFNSIYPPKSNKVSALQSYSGLFNSVECNSSFYHLPNLDTLKKWRESVPDDFKFILKLPRDISHSGQLNACLDEVKNTIATLKWLGSTLGGVMLQLPKQFTPRHLNQLSILLEAIPSDLPISVEVRHLAFFQKGDEEKALNQLLMTHKANRVIMDTRALFACEATQYTGSEQALILDVQRKKPRVPTNVIATGNAPVVRFVGHQDIKKSSAFYQPWIRKIKQWCDEGKSPSIFFHMPDNKDAPWLAAAFIQDYNLTYPQSPLPELVLSAGQNSHQQISIFD, encoded by the coding sequence ATGTCCAGAGTGAATATAGGTTGTCCGATTTGGACACATGATACTTGGTTTAACAGTATTTACCCGCCGAAAAGTAATAAGGTATCAGCTCTGCAATCATACAGCGGCCTGTTTAACAGCGTAGAGTGTAACAGTAGCTTTTATCATTTACCCAACCTCGACACACTTAAAAAATGGCGCGAGAGTGTGCCTGATGATTTTAAATTTATATTGAAGTTACCACGGGATATTAGTCATTCTGGCCAACTGAACGCGTGCTTAGATGAGGTAAAAAACACCATTGCTACCTTAAAATGGCTAGGGAGCACACTCGGCGGCGTTATGTTGCAACTGCCAAAGCAGTTCACGCCGCGTCACCTCAATCAGCTTAGTATATTGCTTGAGGCTATCCCCAGCGACTTGCCCATTAGCGTAGAAGTACGTCACTTAGCATTTTTTCAAAAAGGGGATGAAGAAAAAGCGTTAAATCAATTGCTAATGACCCACAAAGCGAACCGAGTGATCATGGATACCCGCGCCCTTTTTGCTTGCGAAGCAACCCAATATACAGGCAGCGAACAAGCACTTATTTTGGATGTTCAGCGTAAAAAGCCACGGGTACCAACCAATGTCATTGCCACAGGAAATGCCCCTGTCGTGCGCTTTGTTGGCCATCAGGATATTAAAAAGTCCTCCGCTTTCTATCAACCTTGGATAAGAAAAATCAAACAATGGTGCGATGAAGGCAAAAGCCCGTCGATATTTTTTCATATGCCAGACAACAAAGATGCCCCTTGGTTGGCAGCGGCCTTTATTCAGGATTACAACCTAACCTACCCCCAGAGCCCTCTTCCTGAACTTGTTTTATCAGCAGGGCAAAACAGCCACCAACAGATATCAATTTTTGATTGA
- the aspS gene encoding aspartate--tRNA ligase, whose product MRTDYCGNINASHIGQTVTLCGWVNRRRDLGGVIFIDLRDREGIVQVVYDPDLADLFDTANSLRSEFCVQIEGLVRARPQGQVNKEMGTGEIEILGKGLTILNKSAVLPLDSNQENSEEQRLKYRYLDLRRPVMSDRLKFRAKVTSAVRSYLEGDGFLDIETPILTKATPEGARDYLVPSRTHKGKFFALPQSPQLFKQLLMMSGMDRYYQIVKCFRDEDLRADRQPEFTQIDIETTFLSAEQVMEITEGMIRDLFMKMLNVDLGVFPQMTYADAMRRFGSDKPDLRNPLELVDVADILKDVEFKVFSGPANDAKGRVAVIRVPGGSSMTRKQIDEYTKFVGIYGAKGLAWMKVNDIDAGVDGLQSPILKFLGEDVAKQVLSRVEAQTGDILLFGADSATVVTEALGALRLKVGEDLNLLEGEWKPLWVIDFPMFEEFDGQFYALHHPFTAPRDMTPEQLTADPANALSNAYDMVLNGCELGGGSVRIHDQDMQAKVFNILGISDEEAEVKFGFLLDALKFGAPPHAGLAFGLDRLVMLMTGATSIRDVMAFPKTTTAACPLTDAPGVASDEQLKELSIKTDVAQDKGPSAE is encoded by the coding sequence ATGCGCACAGATTATTGCGGCAACATTAATGCATCACACATTGGACAAACAGTCACACTTTGCGGTTGGGTAAACCGTCGCCGTGATTTGGGCGGGGTTATTTTTATCGACTTGCGTGATCGCGAAGGCATAGTGCAAGTGGTTTACGATCCTGACCTAGCAGACTTATTTGATACCGCAAACAGCTTACGCAGTGAATTCTGTGTACAAATTGAAGGTTTGGTACGTGCCCGCCCACAGGGTCAAGTCAATAAAGAAATGGGCACAGGGGAAATCGAAATTTTAGGCAAGGGTTTAACGATTTTAAACAAGTCTGCGGTATTACCGTTAGACAGCAACCAAGAAAACTCAGAAGAGCAGCGTTTAAAATACCGTTACTTGGACTTGCGTCGCCCAGTGATGAGTGATCGCTTAAAGTTTCGCGCTAAAGTGACCAGTGCTGTACGTAGTTATTTAGAAGGCGATGGCTTTTTAGATATAGAAACGCCTATTTTGACTAAAGCCACACCTGAAGGGGCGCGCGATTACTTAGTACCTAGCCGTACCCACAAAGGTAAGTTTTTCGCTTTACCCCAGTCTCCTCAGTTGTTTAAGCAATTGTTGATGATGTCAGGCATGGACCGTTACTACCAAATCGTTAAGTGTTTCCGAGATGAAGATTTACGTGCTGATCGTCAGCCTGAATTTACCCAAATCGATATTGAAACCACGTTTTTGAGCGCAGAGCAGGTGATGGAAATCACCGAGGGCATGATCCGTGATTTGTTTATGAAAATGCTGAACGTCGATTTAGGTGTTTTCCCGCAAATGACTTACGCTGACGCCATGCGTCGTTTCGGAAGCGACAAACCAGATTTACGTAATCCCCTTGAGCTGGTGGATGTAGCCGATATTTTAAAAGATGTTGAGTTCAAAGTGTTCTCCGGCCCGGCAAATGACGCTAAGGGGCGTGTTGCGGTTATTCGCGTGCCTGGTGGTTCAAGCATGACGCGCAAGCAAATTGACGAATACACTAAGTTCGTCGGTATTTATGGTGCCAAAGGCTTAGCATGGATGAAAGTGAATGACATCGATGCAGGCGTGGATGGTTTGCAATCGCCAATTTTGAAATTCTTAGGCGAAGACGTAGCCAAGCAAGTGCTTTCGCGTGTTGAAGCGCAAACTGGCGACATCTTATTGTTCGGAGCAGACAGCGCTACGGTTGTCACCGAAGCGTTAGGCGCACTGCGCTTAAAAGTGGGTGAAGACCTAAACTTGCTTGAAGGCGAATGGAAACCACTTTGGGTGATTGATTTCCCAATGTTCGAAGAGTTCGACGGGCAATTCTATGCACTACATCATCCGTTTACAGCCCCCCGTGACATGACACCGGAACAGTTGACGGCAGATCCGGCAAATGCGTTGTCGAATGCTTACGATATGGTATTAAACGGTTGTGAATTAGGCGGTGGTTCGGTTCGTATTCACGATCAGGATATGCAGGCGAAAGTGTTTAATATTCTAGGGATCAGCGATGAAGAAGCTGAAGTGAAATTTGGCTTCCTGCTTGATGCACTTAAGTTTGGTGCACCGCCGCATGCTGGTCTTGCGTTTGGTTTAGACCGCTTGGTGATGTTGATGACAGGTGCAACCTCTATTCGCGATGTGATGGCCTTTCCTAAAACGACCACCGCAGCGTGCCCGTTAACAGATGCCCCAGGGGTTGCAAGTGACGAGCAACTGAAGGAATTGTCTATTAAAACCGATGTTGCTCAGGACAAAGGGCCTAGCGCGGAGTAA
- the ruvC gene encoding crossover junction endodeoxyribonuclease RuvC: MAIILGIDPGSRITGYGVIQRVGRQQQYLGSGCIRMQGDALAPRLQQIFDGVSQLILQYKPDMFAIEQVFMAKNPDSALKLGQARGAAIVAASNQGLDVAEYSARQIKQSVVGNGNAQKSQVQHMVTFILKLPGTPQADAADALAVALCHSHTNENLIKMSGQVKKTVRGRLR; the protein is encoded by the coding sequence GTGGCGATTATTCTTGGTATCGATCCCGGCTCGCGTATTACTGGATACGGCGTAATACAAAGGGTAGGGCGACAACAACAGTATCTTGGAAGTGGCTGTATTCGCATGCAGGGGGACGCGCTTGCGCCGCGATTACAACAAATATTCGATGGGGTAAGCCAGCTTATCTTACAATACAAGCCAGATATGTTTGCCATTGAACAAGTCTTTATGGCCAAAAATCCTGATTCAGCTTTAAAATTGGGTCAAGCTCGCGGCGCTGCCATTGTTGCGGCGTCAAATCAAGGGCTCGATGTGGCCGAATATTCCGCTCGGCAAATAAAGCAGTCTGTGGTGGGCAACGGGAATGCACAAAAAAGCCAAGTGCAACACATGGTCACTTTTATTCTAAAGCTACCAGGCACACCGCAAGCAGATGCAGCTGATGCATTAGCGGTTGCGCTTTGCCATAGCCACACCAACGAAAACCTCATCAAGATGTCAGGTCAGGTGAAAAAGACTGTACGCGGCAGATTACGATAA
- a CDS encoding DUF3025 domain-containing protein, with product MPFINLLATNFVFLFMPLPWNEPFTQQLSCAPLARLDAQFSLSDFSYWPNAHGLNALKQRLPITRQAVPEFIDQEALPVTDDYYEQIIYKQGHIPTRENGWHDLFNGLVWLQYPATKKYLNQLHVDDIQQHGLSPRSRLRNHITHFDECGVVLAIEHSQGAEIAELLGEHRWSEALFTRRSEWGAAIHARMFGHANYEMLLNPFIGLTGKWLAVNVKSGFAKRSVLEQNAEIDAGLYEMIAEKASFDQIKPLLPIPLLGIPGWYEQNQVEQFYQNRDYFRPKRIHSSH from the coding sequence ATGCCATTCATCAATTTACTCGCAACGAATTTTGTTTTTCTTTTTATGCCATTACCCTGGAATGAACCCTTTACACAGCAGTTATCTTGCGCACCATTAGCCCGTTTAGACGCTCAGTTTTCACTGAGTGACTTTTCGTACTGGCCTAATGCCCATGGTCTAAATGCGCTAAAGCAGCGCTTACCCATAACTAGGCAGGCCGTTCCAGAATTTATTGATCAAGAAGCCTTGCCTGTAACTGACGATTACTACGAACAAATTATTTATAAGCAAGGGCATATTCCTACCAGAGAAAACGGCTGGCATGATCTTTTTAATGGTTTAGTGTGGTTGCAATATCCCGCGACGAAAAAGTATTTAAATCAGCTACATGTTGATGATATACAACAGCATGGGCTTAGCCCACGTAGTCGATTACGAAATCATATTACCCACTTCGATGAATGTGGCGTGGTATTGGCGATAGAACATTCTCAAGGCGCAGAAATTGCTGAGCTGCTAGGGGAACATCGTTGGAGCGAAGCGCTTTTTACACGGCGCAGTGAATGGGGGGCTGCAATTCATGCTCGCATGTTCGGTCATGCGAACTATGAAATGCTGCTTAACCCATTCATTGGACTAACCGGCAAGTGGCTCGCCGTAAATGTGAAATCTGGCTTTGCTAAGCGCAGTGTGCTTGAGCAAAATGCTGAGATAGATGCAGGCTTATATGAAATGATCGCAGAGAAGGCCTCGTTCGATCAAATCAAACCCCTATTACCTATACCTCTGTTAGGGATTCCCGGATGGTATGAGCAGAATCAAGTAGAGCAGTTTTACCAGAATCGTGATTATTTTCGACCTAAACGGATTCATTCATCTCACTAG